One Aegilops tauschii subsp. strangulata cultivar AL8/78 chromosome 7, Aet v6.0, whole genome shotgun sequence genomic window carries:
- the LOC109732280 gene encoding uncharacterized protein — MDFAEQDVDVFGEEYDDAEAEAGGGGDASSASSFPSSSSSSSAAASPSSSSSAASCGRISSPASGGVDKDGAVNGYSGEYDLFDVVPVGPTAGDKGEEEARDLFSSDNMEYVKTPAHSKYLIPCLPLFTELAARFSRAKFSSVFGEHNFLGDCYITLPSFCVIGWFCCSWGSGS, encoded by the coding sequence ATGGACTTCGCGGAGCAGGACGTCGATGTCTTCGGCGAGGAATACGACGACGCTGAAGCCGAGGCCGGGGGTGGAGGCGAcgcctcgtccgcctcctccttcccatcctcatcctcctcgtcctccgccgccgcctccccctcctcctcctccagtgCCGCCTCCTGCGGCCGCATCAGCAGCCCCGCCAGCGGCGGCGTGGACAAGGACGGCGCCGTCAACGGGTACAGTGGGGAGTACGACTTGTTCGACGTTGTGCCCGTTGGGCCCACCGCCGGGGacaagggggaggaggaggcgagaGATTTGTTCAGCTCCGACAACATGGAGTACGTCAAGACCCCCGCGCATAGCAAGTACCTAATTCCATGTCTGCCTCTCTTTACTGAATTAGCCGCCAGATTCTCCAGGGCCAAGTTCTCCTCAGTATTTGGTGAACATAATTTCTTAGGAGATTGCTACATAACCCTACCCAGTTTCTGTGTGATTGGCTGGTTTTGTTGCTCATGGGGCTCTGGGAGCTGA